From the Methanooceanicella nereidis genome, one window contains:
- a CDS encoding monovalent cation:proton antiporter family protein: MEPMGITLLQGLITIFGLSIVILLICHRFRIPAIIGFLFTGILVGPYGTGIFSAVSEVEFLAEIGIVLLLFTIGIEFSFKSLLELKRSFFVGGTVQVLLTFLAAFAIASRMGFSTELSILIGFLFTLSSTAIVLRLLQEKDQLESPHGRTAVGILIFQDIVAVPMMLIVPLLAGTSGSVGMEDSIHILVLKIIGIILLVAIGTIWLVPKILFEVAKTRSRELFLLCIIVICLSMAWLTSSIGLSLALGAFLAGLIISESEYSQQALSGVLPFRDVFTSFFFVSIGMLLDIGFILKDPWTVVLVAIVIILLKSSIAGIATLVMQYPLRTAILVGFALSQVGEFSFIISKLGLDYGILNNEHYQFFLAASIMTMAATPLVMAASPHIANVICRLPIPDRLKADTCARPGAKEMGLKDHLIIIGYGLNGRNLARAAKSVNIPYTILEMNPETVKSEKEKGEPIFYGDGTNEEVLKHANINDARIVVVAISDPLATRAIADTCRRLNPAVHIIIRTRYIKEVKPLYKIGVNEVIPEEFETSVEIFARVLKKYMVPKDRIEKFITELRAENYDMFRSMSKYYTSLTALDLPLSAMEISTLQVSEGSEIAGKTLAQIEFRKKYRVTLLLIMRDSESIYNPQGDTCLYAGDRVVLFGEPENIIEISKLFRETG, encoded by the coding sequence ATGGAACCGATGGGAATTACGTTATTGCAGGGGCTCATCACGATATTCGGGCTCTCCATAGTCATCTTGCTGATATGCCACAGATTCCGCATCCCCGCAATAATCGGGTTTTTATTTACGGGGATACTGGTAGGGCCTTATGGCACGGGAATTTTCAGCGCGGTCAGCGAAGTCGAATTCCTGGCAGAGATAGGGATAGTTCTACTGTTATTTACCATCGGGATAGAATTCTCTTTTAAAAGCCTCCTCGAGCTCAAGAGGTCCTTTTTTGTTGGCGGGACCGTCCAGGTGCTTTTAACGTTCCTGGCGGCGTTTGCCATCGCGTCTCGAATGGGTTTTTCCACAGAACTGTCGATACTGATAGGCTTTCTTTTCACGCTGAGCAGCACGGCGATCGTCTTGAGGCTGTTACAGGAAAAAGATCAGCTCGAGAGCCCCCATGGCCGTACTGCTGTTGGTATCCTGATATTCCAGGACATCGTCGCGGTGCCCATGATGCTCATAGTGCCGTTACTGGCAGGGACGTCGGGCAGCGTCGGAATGGAGGATAGCATACATATACTTGTATTAAAGATAATCGGCATCATCCTTCTTGTGGCGATCGGCACGATATGGCTCGTCCCGAAGATACTTTTCGAAGTCGCGAAAACACGCAGCAGGGAGCTTTTCCTGTTATGCATAATTGTCATATGCCTGTCAATGGCCTGGCTGACATCGAGCATCGGGCTTTCTCTCGCGCTGGGAGCGTTTCTTGCAGGCCTTATCATCTCCGAGTCAGAGTACAGCCAGCAGGCCTTGAGCGGCGTACTGCCTTTCAGGGATGTGTTCACAAGCTTTTTCTTCGTATCGATAGGAATGCTCCTTGACATCGGTTTTATCCTGAAGGACCCCTGGACGGTAGTGCTCGTCGCCATCGTGATAATATTGTTAAAATCCTCGATAGCGGGCATAGCTACGCTGGTCATGCAATACCCGTTAAGGACAGCGATACTTGTGGGCTTCGCACTAAGCCAGGTCGGAGAGTTTTCATTCATAATCTCAAAGCTGGGACTGGACTATGGCATCCTGAACAACGAGCATTACCAGTTTTTCCTTGCAGCGTCCATAATGACCATGGCCGCGACCCCGTTAGTGATGGCGGCATCCCCGCATATCGCGAACGTGATATGCCGCTTGCCCATACCGGATAGATTAAAGGCCGATACCTGTGCGCGTCCCGGTGCTAAAGAGATGGGCTTAAAGGACCACCTGATAATCATAGGCTATGGATTGAATGGAAGAAACCTTGCGAGAGCTGCAAAATCGGTGAACATACCTTACACCATATTAGAGATGAACCCGGAGACGGTAAAATCGGAAAAAGAGAAAGGCGAGCCGATATTCTATGGGGATGGGACGAACGAGGAAGTCCTGAAACACGCTAATATTAATGACGCAAGGATAGTCGTCGTGGCGATATCCGACCCCTTAGCCACCAGGGCGATAGCGGATACGTGCAGGAGGCTAAACCCCGCAGTGCATATCATAATAAGGACACGGTATATAAAGGAGGTAAAGCCGCTCTATAAGATCGGTGTCAACGAGGTCATACCGGAGGAATTTGAGACATCGGTGGAGATCTTCGCCAGAGTATTGAAAAAATACATGGTGCCGAAGGACAGGATAGAGAAATTCATAACTGAGCTAAGGGCTGAGAATTACGATATGTTCAGGAGCATGTCAAAATATTATACTTCATTGACGGCCCTGGACCTGCCTTTGTCTGCGATGGAGATCAGCACGTTGCAGGTGAGCGAAGGTTCTGAGATAGCGGGCAAAACGCTGGCCCAGATAGAGTTCAGAAAAAAATACAGGGTCACTTTACTATTGATAATGAGGGATTCCGAGAGTATCTATAATCCCCAGGGGGATACCTGCCTCTATGCAGGGGACCGTGTAGTGCTTTTCGGAGAGCCGGAAAATATAATCGAGATATCAAAGCTGTTCAGAGAGACCGGGTGA
- a CDS encoding alpha/beta hydrolase → MLIEKGTRPINPNLEWLVLERFPFWEAWGADARILQDVCSKVNSLMENSDAPGGWTSEFMKIGDKCYNKAYSPAKIDQEKISLFNKASTYYGIARFPFADTTLRKKAYSKQKLSLIESSHLFPYNFEVVSIPFEGRDIKGYFYSPSPQNEITLPEGVLLTGGAEILKEDIHNIADYIVRNSGMACLTIDMPGTGESSWRLSEDSIDIYSKAIKYLAGRGGVDPNRIGIFGIGFGGYWAMMSAASFPEIKAAVNCGGPIHRAFEPDNLKNLPEYLKMTLAFIQGNDPDTEVSIALKKLYDFSLFKHIETGRITCPILSINGSSDPYVPIDDLFIISSEGGIDQDEWVFKGDKHCAPQHYMEWMPRMVAWLANSLGGKERMSAPDLIKL, encoded by the coding sequence ATGCTTATTGAAAAAGGAACTCGTCCCATTAACCCAAACCTGGAATGGCTGGTTTTAGAGAGGTTCCCTTTTTGGGAAGCCTGGGGGGCTGATGCCAGGATATTGCAGGATGTATGCTCAAAGGTGAACAGCCTTATGGAAAATAGCGATGCTCCGGGAGGATGGACGAGCGAGTTCATGAAAATTGGGGATAAATGTTATAACAAGGCTTACTCTCCGGCTAAGATCGATCAGGAAAAAATATCCTTGTTTAATAAAGCATCAACATACTATGGCATAGCCAGGTTTCCTTTTGCAGATACCACATTAAGGAAAAAGGCTTACTCGAAGCAAAAATTATCATTGATTGAGTCAAGCCATCTATTCCCATACAATTTCGAGGTCGTAAGCATACCTTTCGAAGGGAGAGACATCAAGGGATACTTCTACTCCCCGTCTCCGCAGAATGAGATAACACTCCCGGAAGGCGTGCTTTTAACGGGCGGGGCGGAGATATTAAAGGAGGATATACACAACATCGCTGACTATATAGTCCGTAACAGCGGTATGGCATGCCTGACCATAGACATGCCGGGCACGGGCGAGAGCTCGTGGAGGCTGAGCGAGGACAGTATCGACATTTATTCAAAAGCTATCAAATACCTGGCAGGCAGAGGAGGTGTAGACCCGAACCGCATAGGTATATTCGGTATCGGCTTTGGCGGGTACTGGGCCATGATGTCCGCAGCGTCATTCCCGGAGATAAAAGCGGCCGTCAATTGCGGGGGCCCGATACACAGGGCTTTTGAGCCCGATAACCTGAAAAACCTGCCGGAGTACCTGAAAATGACACTTGCCTTCATACAGGGTAATGACCCCGATACGGAGGTAAGCATCGCCCTTAAAAAACTGTACGATTTCTCGCTGTTCAAGCATATCGAGACAGGTCGTATCACCTGCCCCATTCTGAGCATTAACGGGTCAAGCGATCCTTATGTGCCTATCGATGACCTGTTCATCATATCCTCAGAGGGAGGTATAGACCAGGATGAATGGGTATTCAAAGGGGATAAACACTGTGCGCCTCAGCATTATATGGAATGGATGCCGAGGATGGTGGCATGGCTTGCGAACAGCCTCGGAGGAAAGGAAAGAATGAGCGCTCCGGATCTCATAAAGCTGTAA
- a CDS encoding DNA topoisomerase IV subunit A, protein MAKKNDAIISKLKNIGEGVLDDVESGHNPSMDIMTRSINNVHFDEASGVIKLGNDRQKRFYFNVNQAKKFLQTLLIAKQIKTLIEQDKPPLSIRQLFYTLKHEIPGAGENTFDVQEESDPIIEDIEAITDTLREDLNLIATPNGVISGPMVVEDKTGDVLDFTRMGSAGGAVPPIVEDDYFHIKEMSADYILVVEKYAVWNLLNQEKYWKKNNCLLMTGKGQPARAERRLLARFAEEFDIPIYIFTDMDPWGYYIYSVYKYGSINLAFFSEKAACPPAKYIGLSVRDVMDFQLPKSSWIKLNDEDNKRIEEISSYPWFQKERWQKELSDLKKFGYKIEQDALVSKSIEFTSNNYLPHKIENKEFLE, encoded by the coding sequence ATGGCGAAGAAAAATGATGCGATAATAAGTAAGCTTAAGAATATCGGCGAGGGAGTACTGGATGACGTCGAGTCTGGCCATAACCCTTCGATGGACATTATGACAAGGTCTATCAACAACGTCCATTTCGACGAGGCCTCAGGGGTCATCAAGCTGGGGAACGACAGGCAAAAGAGGTTCTATTTTAACGTGAACCAGGCTAAAAAGTTCCTGCAGACCCTTCTTATCGCAAAGCAGATAAAGACGCTTATCGAGCAGGATAAGCCTCCCCTGTCCATACGTCAATTGTTTTACACTTTAAAGCATGAGATACCCGGCGCCGGGGAGAACACGTTTGACGTGCAGGAAGAGTCGGACCCGATAATCGAGGACATAGAGGCGATCACCGATACGCTGAGAGAGGACCTGAACCTTATAGCCACCCCTAACGGAGTGATATCCGGCCCCATGGTAGTCGAAGATAAGACAGGCGACGTACTCGATTTTACCAGGATGGGCTCTGCCGGCGGGGCCGTACCCCCGATAGTGGAGGATGATTATTTCCACATAAAGGAGATGAGCGCCGATTACATACTGGTCGTAGAGAAATATGCGGTCTGGAACCTTTTAAACCAGGAAAAGTACTGGAAGAAGAATAACTGTTTGCTCATGACCGGTAAAGGGCAGCCCGCAAGAGCGGAACGCAGGCTTCTGGCCAGGTTCGCCGAAGAGTTTGACATTCCCATATACATTTTCACGGATATGGACCCGTGGGGGTATTACATTTATTCCGTATATAAGTACGGCTCCATAAATCTCGCGTTCTTCTCGGAAAAGGCGGCATGCCCTCCGGCTAAGTACATAGGCCTGTCCGTAAGGGACGTGATGGATTTTCAGCTGCCAAAGAGCTCCTGGATCAAGCTCAACGATGAGGATAATAAGCGTATAGAGGAAATATCTTCATACCCGTGGTTCCAGAAAGAAAGATGGCAAAAGGAGCTTTCCGATCTTAAAAAGTTCGGGTATAAGATAGAGCAGGATGCGCTCGTTTCCAAGTCTATCGAGTTTACCTCGAACAATTACTTACCGCATAAGATCGAAAATAAAGAGTTTCTGGAATAG